The Anguilla anguilla isolate fAngAng1 chromosome 4, fAngAng1.pri, whole genome shotgun sequence genome has a window encoding:
- the rnf32 gene encoding RING finger protein 32 isoform X1 produces MQCARSKGSDSKFAIAAVALQDHISRSLQLHSLSLCDPLSEGYKSSQRKQRPRKPAANNVVRHQSHRWNHGAEEKEYVLDPSPPPMTLAQKLGLADAPPAPLTADEWSRVKSRSVDEGDSSQPCVICREEFRLQPQVLLSCSHVFHRVCLQAFEKFSGRKCCPMCRKEQYQTRVIHDGARLYREKCAVRIQACWRGYVVRDWYRQVRKTVPPKDKGLRRKFFEQKFQELSDSFVRSCDTNVEEFLSAIDCELASSRSVFRQLEEQHISETKQEDWEKIQEKAARQEARDCPICLTPLCAGTRGAEEGRRRVLLLSCSHLFHLCCLEAFESFCLEGPPVCPLCRSLYRKRLV; encoded by the exons atgcag TGTGCAAGGTCAAAAGGAAGTGACAGTAAATTTGCCATTGCTGCAGTTGCTTTGCAAGACCACATATCACGCAGTCTGCAGCTGCACAGTCTGTCTCTGTGCGATCCTCTGTCAGAAGGATACAAGAGCTCACAAAGGAAGCAAAGACCCAGAAAACCTGCTGCAAACAACGTTGTTAGACACCAAAGTCACCGCTGGAATCATGGGGCAGAAGAGAAAGAATACGTCCTAGATCCCAGTCCCCCACCAATGACATTGG CTCAGAAACTCGGTTTGGCCGATGCCCCGCCCGCGCCGCTGACGGCGGACGAATGGAGCAGGGTCAAGTCCAGGTCTGTGGACGAAGGAGACTCCAGCCAGCCATGTGTCATTTGCAGAGAGGAGTTCCGACTGCAGCCTCAG GTCCTCCTGTCCTGCTCCCACGTCTTCCACAGG GTCTGTCTTCAGGCATTTGAGAAGTTCTCTGGGAGGAAGTGCTGCCCCATGTGCAGGAAGGAACAGTACCAGACCAGAGTGATACATGACGGAGCTCGTCTCTACAGGGAGAAATGCGCGGTCAG GATTCAAGCATGTTGGCGAGGCTACGTGGTTCGGGACTGGTATAGGCAAGTAAGGAAAACAGTGCCTCCTAAGGACAAAGggttaagaagaaaattctttgAACAAAAG TTTCAGGAGCTGAGTGACAGCTTTGTCCGCTCCTGTGACACCAACGTGGAGGAGTTTCTCAGTGCCATTGATTGTGAACTGGCCTCAAGCAGAAGTGTGTTCCGTCAGCTTGAAGAACAGCACATTTCAGAGACAAAACAAGAGGACTGGGAGAAAATTCAAGAAAAG GCGGCCAGACAGGAGGCTCGGGACTGTCCCATCTGCCTGACCCCCCTGTGCGCGGGGACGagaggggcggaggaggggcGGAGAAGggtgctgctgctctcctgctccCACCTCTTCCACCTGTGCTGTCTGGAGGCCTTTGAGAGCTTCTGCCTGGAGGGGCCGCCCGTGTGTCCGCTCTGCAGGTCCCTCTACCGCAAGAGACTGGTCTGA
- the rnf32 gene encoding RING finger protein 32 isoform X2: protein MCARSKGSDSKFAIAAVALQDHISRSLQLHSLSLCDPLSEGYKSSQRKQRPRKPAANNVVRHQSHRWNHGAEEKEYVLDPSPPPMTLAQKLGLADAPPAPLTADEWSRVKSRSVDEGDSSQPCVICREEFRLQPQVLLSCSHVFHRVCLQAFEKFSGRKCCPMCRKEQYQTRVIHDGARLYREKCAVRIQACWRGYVVRDWYRQVRKTVPPKDKGLRRKFFEQKFQELSDSFVRSCDTNVEEFLSAIDCELASSRSVFRQLEEQHISETKQEDWEKIQEKAARQEARDCPICLTPLCAGTRGAEEGRRRVLLLSCSHLFHLCCLEAFESFCLEGPPVCPLCRSLYRKRLV from the exons ATG TGTGCAAGGTCAAAAGGAAGTGACAGTAAATTTGCCATTGCTGCAGTTGCTTTGCAAGACCACATATCACGCAGTCTGCAGCTGCACAGTCTGTCTCTGTGCGATCCTCTGTCAGAAGGATACAAGAGCTCACAAAGGAAGCAAAGACCCAGAAAACCTGCTGCAAACAACGTTGTTAGACACCAAAGTCACCGCTGGAATCATGGGGCAGAAGAGAAAGAATACGTCCTAGATCCCAGTCCCCCACCAATGACATTGG CTCAGAAACTCGGTTTGGCCGATGCCCCGCCCGCGCCGCTGACGGCGGACGAATGGAGCAGGGTCAAGTCCAGGTCTGTGGACGAAGGAGACTCCAGCCAGCCATGTGTCATTTGCAGAGAGGAGTTCCGACTGCAGCCTCAG GTCCTCCTGTCCTGCTCCCACGTCTTCCACAGG GTCTGTCTTCAGGCATTTGAGAAGTTCTCTGGGAGGAAGTGCTGCCCCATGTGCAGGAAGGAACAGTACCAGACCAGAGTGATACATGACGGAGCTCGTCTCTACAGGGAGAAATGCGCGGTCAG GATTCAAGCATGTTGGCGAGGCTACGTGGTTCGGGACTGGTATAGGCAAGTAAGGAAAACAGTGCCTCCTAAGGACAAAGggttaagaagaaaattctttgAACAAAAG TTTCAGGAGCTGAGTGACAGCTTTGTCCGCTCCTGTGACACCAACGTGGAGGAGTTTCTCAGTGCCATTGATTGTGAACTGGCCTCAAGCAGAAGTGTGTTCCGTCAGCTTGAAGAACAGCACATTTCAGAGACAAAACAAGAGGACTGGGAGAAAATTCAAGAAAAG GCGGCCAGACAGGAGGCTCGGGACTGTCCCATCTGCCTGACCCCCCTGTGCGCGGGGACGagaggggcggaggaggggcGGAGAAGggtgctgctgctctcctgctccCACCTCTTCCACCTGTGCTGTCTGGAGGCCTTTGAGAGCTTCTGCCTGGAGGGGCCGCCCGTGTGTCCGCTCTGCAGGTCCCTCTACCGCAAGAGACTGGTCTGA